From the genome of Spodoptera frugiperda isolate SF20-4 chromosome 7, AGI-APGP_CSIRO_Sfru_2.0, whole genome shotgun sequence:
GTGTTCCGCTTGCGCCCGGCTCGCAGTCGGCGAGCGGTAAGCTCGTGGCCCGCGTGCTGGCGCCTCTACTACAAGTCAAGAGGACCGTGCGCTGGCCACTGCCATCGGCTTtcttgtattgacgttatgaaatatatcatatccaatacgatttaaagttaaaatttaaatgacaaagtCAATTGCTGGTTTGGAGCAATTGTTAAGTATTTTTGACTTTCAGGATCACGCATTGTTTTCTTTGACATGCAATAATTAATGACTTGTATTTAAAAGTTGAGGAAGACCAAAGTAGCATTAAATACGATGCCAAAATTTATATAGTTAATTCTTGAGTATTTTttgatttaaagttaaataactattaacaGCCTTAAATGATATTAACCTGCAGCAATAAATGGCGCCcaatttaaataacaacacaTGCTAAAAATCAATATTCAGCAAACCAAATATTCGCTATCACTACTACGTCGACGACGACATCATTTGTTTAGCGGTTAGCGAGTTGTAAAAGTTAACTAAaggaaataagttattttacaatttatttattatagaggCTTTATGTATGCACTCTACGATTTACAAGACTAACTTATAGCCTCCGTACGGCGTATGATTCCTAACGGTATACAAATGAACGATCAGCTACAATGTTGTGAAATATTGCCGCGCAAATAATATTCTTTGCATTTTCCTATATTGAGATTGATTCACGTATTCaaatttaatcataatatttgatGAGATATGGCAgaaagaaatagatttttttctgagaggagaacatcaatcaaaatcaaaaggcaagagggagtgtcagaatcttactgactaaaaatcacttcATAGTCCTGCTCTTCAAGCGCTTCGGAGCCTTACTAGGTTGTTTTGTCCAGTGTTGTGATCTGATGGCTCAATTTTAAAATCCATTTGGCATAATGTCTATTGTTTAACAGAAATGTATCAAATACCAAATTAGAATACGACTTCTTTTGATAACATTAGATGGTTTTATATAAGCGGACGACTTTGCACCGAATTGCAAAGTTTATACatacttcataataatatcacgTATCCAAATTTGAAGAAAACAGAATTACACAAGCTAACCCGGGTGATAATGCTAGTcgatttcattattaattttagtcgCGCATCGCTTGATAAGACTTACGCAGACTAGAGGGGGTATCACATCACGATAATGCCTGATACGTAACTATGAATTAGGCCGGGTAGTACGCAATTTGGAAACATCTGATAAACATGTACTTAGTACTAGGTGAGCTGGTTCGACCAGTGTTTTACGTAAAGGGATAGCTATTTCCTATATAACCCAAAAAGAACTGATCTCAGCCTTAAAAGATGATGaaagcaatttgttaaatattagCATCTAAGCTAATAACTAATAAAGGTATTAATGCTAGGAAGAGCTTAAAATAGTTCTAAGTACTACTACTAACGGGACTGCGGATGTCCTTGACCAGGTCTACGGCTCtaagcaagagtagaaacgtGGTGTCTTATAATAAGTAAGGATCAGATACTCCTTCTTGCCTCTCCAAAGGCAAGGAATTGAATAAGTGAAAACATtgaatctaatatataaaattctcgtgtcacagttttcgttgccatactcctccgaaacggcttgacagattttgatgatttttttgtgcttatccggtatctatgagaattggccaacatctatttttcatccccctaaatgttaggggtagtacaaccctacattttttaattttccgcggacgaagtcgcgggcagaaactagtaatgccggcctcatctagctatttgaaatattgacgtgtaaaagtgttattttataatctatttacagaaataaatatcatttatcatttaattaataaaaaaaatactactaattCGGGACTCTTACATCAACTCACTTCCGAATATttgggtatttttatttagctaTCACATCGGTTAACCTTATCAATAGCGATATTGACATTCCATTAGAACATTCTcgaaaatttatattatgtcatatcTACAATTATTATCTAAGTACATTCAGGTATGTTCATCAGCCACTAGTAACAGTCCACTATTGAACTATGGGtgtcctctacataagaggattTATCATAGTCTACACACTTGGAAGAAGACCCCAGTAAACTAAAGGACTATATGTATACTAAAGGACTGCTTACTCTCAGCCAAGCCCTTGATCGCCAGATGGGGCCCCATCTAGGtaggcctagtagggctgatgccaaccCGGTGCTGCAGACTTCCTAGCGGGTtcccggggctctggctcaaaaaacaggagtaggaacggcgtggtttttagccagtaagagtctgacactccctctctcctcacccaaggcaacagaagtaactggatgattttctcccctcaaagaAGCCTACAAGATAAATAGGGGTAGTGAGAACTGTATTTTACTTTGCTCTGTTCACCACATGTCTGTCCATCAACAAGTGCGTGTGatgatttctttgtttttatgatAGATAATAACTAGAACTGATAAACTatcaattacattaaatattgattGATTATGATCGTACAATTTcaattagtaattattattattatctaagttAACGTATGACTCATAGAAACTCTGGAAATATGTGTAAAGAGTCTATATAAAGTAGCGAAACTTCTATATTCCTCCAGGATTTGGTTggaacaaagtttttttttattgatgataTTAAGGTGATGACAGACTAGGTTATAAATGTTGGAAATAGTTACCTTCACCTCCATTCATGGAAACATCTCTATCACTCGAGAGTTACCGACCGTGTGCAAAAGTTTTCACTCCCTTTATATATAATGTTGCGCAGTGGTTGGATGACTGGCTGCTGCACCACGTGcgtgggttcgattcttgtGCCAGCCAAAAATGATACTGGAATTTTCCGAGCACAATAACCATTATTAGCCTAGGCTAGGCCTAAGACTCTAGCGTCAGGAAGTTCGGCAGTGTTTCACCCCCGTGACTCGGAAAGCACGCAAACCCGTTGGCCCTCCGTGTGGCCTCCGGTCGATCTGCCGTCCCATTGGGTTTAGAGaatgagggaacagagagtggtCCTGTGTTTGCGCACTTATAATAGTTTAGTTAGACAGACGGGCCACCATGATCGAAATAGATCGGGAGATTAATGGGAATCCCTCGTCTTATCATAAAATTTTGGAGAGGGTATTACCCTGCCTATTAATTATAAAGAAACTTGATAACATCTAAGACTTATAAAGATAACAATATCATGTTATATTGCAGGTTTAGCGGCCTTGGTGTTAGCGTTCGTCAGTTTACTAAATGGGGTCCTGGTGATGTTTTCCCACAAGGTGTCTTCTTCTGCCATCGGAAAGTTCTGGATTAAGTTCTTCCACTACATCAGTGGTGTTGCTACTATATTTTTGGGAACTGGAAGTCTCTGTGCGGCCTTTAACTATAACTCATTCAGGACTTGGACTGGTGAAGGAGATGCCTTCATAATAGCGCTCATGGCTTTAACCTGCCTCTTCACTGTACTGATAACCTTGGACTTTTGGATTGCAACAGCCATTAAATTCCGAACCCGATCAAAATAGATATGCTTTCATCCTTATTTGCGGATATGATTATAAATTTGTTATCAAAATTCTAAACCagtgattaattttgttgtagCTGATATCggttttaataaatacctattacatTACGCACTTGTTTTTCTAGAAGTTTTCATGGTGTCATCCCtattgtacttataaaatatttaagaggTTTCATAAACTTTCTATACTTGTACTCTCTTGAAGTAAAAATACGCaaacacaaacattatttttgtacaatcatttatttaacGTGCGATGTTAGATGTCTTCAGGTCCTGAGTAAATTAGTTGGTCATAGGTAGGCGTactccatcgtcggccacatcatcgcttaccacgtATGTGTGTAAAGTGAATTGTTGTAACTGAATTTTGCTTTTGGAAGCTGAGATAGTGGTTTAAAATGACTCTAAGATATTTGTCTCACTCCTCCCAAGAGATTGGCTTGCTAAACTCGGTGATAGAGGAGTAGGACTATGCCAGTGGATTCGGAGCTTAACGAAGAGTCTCACCTGGCTTTTGTCGGGATTAACTTCAATTATTCTTCATCTCTGGAACCAGTCGCCGAGAGTGACTGCGCAGTTTTGAAGAGTACGAGCTATGAAGAAAAGCATTCATTCTGAGTAGAACTTATTTCCCTATATTGTCTAGGAACAGGCTAGGCTCTATCTGGAACTGGGAACGCTAGGATGGTATCTATATCACTGATGTGTCAAGAGGGGGGTATACAATATATGTGTGGTACCCTGGCTTTAATTGGGCGGGAGGTTGCAAGCGCTTCTTCAATGTGGTGTTGCAAATAGAAAGATCGAACCGAGAAAGAGACGGTCTGATGCGCCAAGTTGATATTGCTAAAAATCAAGCCATTGAGCCAGGCTTTGTTGAATAATTTCGTAATGTCGAAGAATAGAGCCCCCAGCATCATGCCTGGCCTGACATACTCGACGATGCGGTTGGCCTGGTGGACACTAGAGCGGCGGGCTCGGAAGCTGATTGTTGCGAGTGGATTCGGCTCCTCCTCTCTAGCCTCTTTTCAAGGTTGTGGTAAAATATTGCTGGTCATTGAAGCCACCAAGAGAACTATGATCAAGGCGGGGAGAAATTAAAAACCCAGTtgaacattctttttttttatggaataggaggcaaacgagcaaacgagtcacctgatggtaagcgatcagcgccgcccatggacacccgcaacaccagaggagtaacaggtgcgttgccggccttttttttaaaaaaggagtatgctcttttcttgaaggtttgaaggtcgtatcggttcggaaataccgccgacgacagttcattccacagttttgctgtgcgaggcagaaagttgcgcgagaagcgcacagttgtggcctgccaaccatctatatggtggggatggaaatgctgtcgtgtgggtcgatggcgaaaagaagcggcaggaataagaccaaacaattcctcagagcactccccgtggtataagcgatagaaaattCTGTCTCGCTCTGGAGCTCAAAGTTTgtctaaataactttttaatgtgTATCTTATAGTGTTAAATATACAAGACGTCTAACATTCTAAATAGTCTAGGACAATTTAAggacaaatgtttatttgtagtccaaatatgtatttgtttcttATACGCCACATTAGATTATTGGAAAGTCGGACGAGAAAACATCCTATTATTATCGTAAATGACTCGAAGGGATCAACGATAACGTATCTACTAGTCGAACATTTATGTCGATGTCAGTGCGCTTGATTGCACAGTGTCGCTCGTTCCGTGCAGTTGttaattaactaacaaaatGTCATCTCCACCAAAAGTTTCGTTCTACGTTGGCTGCATGAATACGATTAACACCATCGCTCATTTATTGATGGGTGGAACAATTTTCCTTACATTTGCAGTGTCAGATATATATACACCATCCATTTTGTTGAGTCAACCCCTTTTGTTTGAAGCACACGTCGTTACGACTATGATTggggtaaataatatttttgaattatgtaattttacgTGAAAGACATAAATGTGaaacttgataaaataaataataacttacaaaTTTTCCAGGTTACACTACTTTGCAGTCAAGCGATATTATCAGTTAACCCTTATGCGGGATTTGAAGACAACTTTATGTACCCAAAGAAGTCGAAAAGTTACTGGATAATTCAAATAATTGGCTCTGTCTTGGTACTGTGCGGAGCTTGTATCGGTGTAGCCCACGTCAGTGAAATGATACCAACAATAAATGATACCCCCCTAAAAATCGAAGATTGGCCGTACCCGACACCAGGCATAAGGTTAAAACACTTCAGTTCTGATCATGGAATTATAGGTACGTAAGTTTTGTTATATTCGTAGTctatcagaaaaaaatacattaaccagttgaacaaaaataatgtcGACGCGACAGCTCAATAAGCGACGCTCGGTTTCAACAAACTTATTTATGCGTAAGCGCGCCTATTGAGTTCATAAACAAGTTCCAATAGATGCAACTGACAGATACTTACCTTATTAAGTATAGACCGGCTgctagaataaaaaaattaccggCGCCTATTAATGTGTACCTATTCTTTTCGACACATTTCCTATCTGCTTTGAAATGTACAAAATGGCATTTTTTCATGATATCCCATGGCATATGTCATACATTGCTAAACTACTAGTcatactatacttactaattttaattgatgtaaaggaggatgcaaatcttggggacctactctaattcaacgaaaaactaagtttcggacgaaacttcgcagattgtatactacaattctatttattgcgtactttcgtgaacaaaaatgaacgaataaaatgaagataaataaataacttttgacatgaaattcaaaataaaacgttatttcaagtaattctattagtaaatcaataaaacctactgccgaaaattaaacgaaacttcggattcgagaaccggagtaggccccctggtctCACCTTCCAGTgcttatacatgtatgtaattGACATTCGGCTTGTAATAAGGATTATTTAAGTGCGATTTCTATTCGATGGATAACGATTATTCTAAATTGATAACCGTAGGTTAGTACCTACACTATGTGTACAAAGCACAAATACAATTAGACGTAAAATAGCATTACATCGCTACTGATAGatctaccatgtttaataaagaataactttgaacagactaagatttggaacttggcgccatagtaatttttattcaacTCAAAATTACATACCTATAAAATGTTGTAAGACACATAGCTATTGAAAAGTGGGActagatttcatagaaactctggcattATAGGCCAGTACAGAtaagttttgaaacaaaaaaaaatatagtagaatgaaacctattggaaatggaagagaatatgctaaaaatggaaaaaaataaaaattctactccatccgagttcgggaagtggggagggaggaggttttaagagtaaaaatcggtttatcgcaattttcggcgaaactacaattcctataaaaaaagttaaatggcaaagttgtaggtaataataagatctacaacttttgtatttacactgttttatattaattcaaaattttgtGCAAAATTCAAAAatctacgatttcggttttttattcttatctatgacaaaaataattccttttttacgaaattttgttaaaacgtgcctttatatgtactaAACACACTGTAAATATTttggaatataaaaataatttatgttattacCGGATATTGAtcaaataccgaaaaattatcctaaacGCGAATCGCCTGAGTTGCCGAACATTTCATTTAACTGTCATTTAGTTTCATACAGACGTTATATAATAAGTAACAAATTCCAAGACATCATATCTTAAATTCATTTATCTTCAGTTAAACCGATTAAAAATTATCAGTACACCATAAATAATTGtgtcattgttatttatataatattgttttgtttcaggtTTCCTAGTGTTACTATTGGCTGCCGCGAGTTTGGTAGGTGCCATTGCAAACTTAGCAATCAAGGATAAATTAAGTAGTGCAATGAAGGCTTCGTATACCGTTGTAGGAACTATTACTATACTATTGGCCTACATAGCTGTCAGTATTAAATTTGGCGATTTTAATAAGCTATTGGATTATATCGAACCGGATCACGAGATTGGAACTTTTTCTCTAGGTATAAGTTTTGCTGTCCTATCATTAAGCGCATTGTTGATCATGATGGGCGCTCGAGTTTTTGTGACTCGTagtattaacttttaattacaactaagtatttcaatttaattatttctcacATATTAACTCTGATCAACCATCTGTTACATAAGGTGAAAATtccaatgtttattatttttctctaaatgatgacaacaaaatatcaaaattcttTTAGACATAATACCGTTCTAAAATGTCTTCCCCTATAGTTTCATCGTTGTTCGGTCGTGTCAGAGTATCTTAGTTGTtcgaattaataaataaactcataGAATGAacgttgtttttatttgttttgcttataccataatagatttttagttaaaataaaaaatataagtttacgCTCACCagtatcattattttaaatattcactcataaattatttagtGTTTAACCAATTCTTATAACTTCACTAGCTTCTTCCGCGCAGTTTCatccgctctgcttggctgctattgaacatagcgtaatgttttatagcctatagccttccttgataaatgcactattcaacacaaaaagaattattcaaatcggactagtagttccgaagattagcgcgttcaaacaaacaaacaaatcaaacaaactcttcagctttataatatgtatcagTATAGaagtatacagggtgtaagcggaacgctcccaaacgtcgcaaacaggtgagaatgaagaattcaatgtttattttaagtaataatagttgtaatctaatgctgaattttaatatagcatgaataatacaaacacaaaaacgattaaaattataaaaacataaacaatttgtggcgtttttcgggagcgttccgcttacaccctgtagaTGAacgaaaattaacaaaaaataagtttcataattggtTTTATGCTTTGTTTTGGTTTGACATGTCAACATGGAAGTATCGCAAGCTAGGGAGGGACATAAATTTTCCAGAATAATTAAACTAACATCGATTTTTAATGACGGTTATTATATTGACTTTTTGGAaactaaataattgtaaatgtacaAGTGTATTACTAACATTTCGACTGACACATGCCTGTCGATGTCGAAAAAAACTTTCTTTGCTTTCAACCtttaattattcattgtttagcaattttttaactttttaaatctgaTTTCATTTATACaccatgaaaaaataaacaaaagtcaAACTAATGACTAATTTGTCACGTCAGACGGCGTTTGGCCGTCTGCTGTTTACTTCGATcttcgatgttttttttttttaattttcattgaccATCGCTCGTTTACTGGAGTTTGTTTGCCTTCTCGCAACTCGACACGGACTTGAATTGCAACATGCGGTGCATAAACTGCCTAGTCATAGT
Proteins encoded in this window:
- the LOC118266447 gene encoding uncharacterized protein LOC118266447 isoform X2; the encoded protein is MSSPPKVSFYVGCMNTINTIAHLLMGGTIFLTFAVSDIYTPSILLSQPLLFEAHVVTTMIGVTLLCSQAILSVNPYAGFEDNFMYPKKSKSYWIIQIIGSVLVLCGACIGVAHVSEMIPTINDTPLKIEDWPYPTPGIRLKHFSSDHGIIGFLVLLLAAASLVGAIANLAIKDKLSSAMKASYTVVGTITILLAYIAVSIKFGDFNKLLDYIEPDHEIGTFSLGISFAVLSLSALLIMMGARVFVTRSINF